A stretch of Schistocerca nitens isolate TAMUIC-IGC-003100 chromosome 6, iqSchNite1.1, whole genome shotgun sequence DNA encodes these proteins:
- the LOC126263552 gene encoding uncharacterized protein LOC126263552: MQPLSALSALLLALVAPSWATTNGRGIVYEIHEVPDKGEAIATAQSYPVGVGKIGGYAAGGGKKGEAGALSSVAFSGGQGARAVNKADQGFYGGAAGGLNNYNQGGAFQHGLARGQQALTAGAVKAGGGHRKGHSSKGFQNYHHKDESGQTSTFFDEASDEGDHFKYTGQQGGFGVQDGSQYGGKLEDARFAAEQAARKGGFGHGFAVDDASGHKGSRGQQAFYGGEQGYGQSAAYDDFGKKVAQQGQQFGGQHGASYGQGFSKGGYGGVGGYY, translated from the exons ATGCAGCCACTCTCTGCCCTCAGCGCCCTCCTGCTGGCGCTGGTCGCTCCCTCCTGGGCCACCACCAACGGCCGCGGCATCGTCTACGAGATCCACGAGGTGCCCGACAAGGGCGAGGCCATCGCCACCGCACAGAGCTACCCCGTGGGCGTCggg AAGAT CGGCGGCTACGCGGCCGGCGGCGGCAAGAAGGGCGAGGCGGGCGCGCTGTCCAGCGTCGCCTTCTCCGGCGGGCAGGGCGCGCGCGCCGTCAACAAGGCCGACCAGGGCTTCTACGGCGGCGCCGCCGGCGGGCTCAACAACTACAACCAGGGCGGCGCCTTCCAGCACGGACTGGCTCGCGGCCAGCAGG CCCTCACCGCTGGTGCGGTGAAGGCCGGAGGTGGCCATCGCAAGGGCCACAGCAGCAAGGGCTTCCAGAACTACCACCACAAGGACGAGTCGGGTCAGACCTCCACCTTCTTCGACGAGGCCAGCGACGAGGGTGACCACTTCAAGTACACAGGCCAGCAG GGCGGCTTCGGCGTGCAGGACGGGTCGCAGTACGGCGGCAAGCTGGAGGATGCGCGCTTCGCGGCCGAGCAGGCTGCGCGCAAGGGCGGCTTCGGCCACGGCTTCGCCGTCGACGACGCCTCCGGCCACAAGGGCTCCCGCGGCCAGCAGGCCTTTTACGGCGGCGAGCAGGGCTACGGGCAGAGCGCCGCCTACGACGACTTCGGCAAGAAGGTGGCGCAGCAGGGCCAGCAGTTCGGCGGCCAGCACGGCGCCTCGTACGGCCAGGGCTTCTCCAAGGGCGGTTACGGCGGGGTCGGAGGTTACTACTAG